A region of Vigna radiata var. radiata cultivar VC1973A chromosome 10, Vradiata_ver6, whole genome shotgun sequence DNA encodes the following proteins:
- the LOC106776228 gene encoding calcium uniporter protein 6, mitochondrial, with the protein MWGRWRWCAGGGFLRQRVSAIGSVSHGHREKLHPFDPPLMCGGRRGGGGGMTPLSFLLNQIKRGVSTSTGGGGVSNGNEREDFISFSEAKKLMRLVNVESLKMKLGMEGKEVICYSELLEACESMGIARSPEEAAAFARVLDEAGVVLLFRDKVYLHPDKVVDLVRRAVPLALTAENDPIREELKILQEKKEEIDVLAHKQVRRILWSGLGFGLVTVSLFFRLTFWEFSWDVMEPIAFFTTTTGLVIGYAYFLFTSRDPTYQDLMKRLFLSRQRKLFKRHNFDIERFKELQCKCKTPLHASTVLKNRIGVELDLEDALHRD; encoded by the exons ATGTGGGGTAGGTGGCGTTGGTGTGCTGGTGGGGGTTTTCTTAGGCAAAGGGTATCTGCAATTGGTAGTGTTAGTCATGGTCATAGGGAAAAGCTTCATCCTTTTGATCCTCCTTTGATGTGCGGTGGAAGaaggggtggtggtggtgggatGACGCCTTTATCTTTTCTGTTGAATCAAATAAAGAGGGGTGTATCAACTTCAACTGGGGGTGGGGGTGTCAGCAATGGCAATGAAAGAGAAGATTTTATATCATTCTCGGAAGCCAAGAAGCTTATGAGGTTGGTGAATGTGGAGTCGCTCAAGATGAAGCTTGGTATGGAAGGGAAGGAAGTTATTTGCTATTCTGAGCTTCTTGAGGCCTGTGAGAGCATGGGGATTGCCAGGAGTCCTGAAGAGGCTGCAGCTTTTGCTAGGGTTCTTGATGAGGCTGGGGTTGTTCTCCTCTTCCGGGACAAAGTGTATTTGCATCCTGATAAG GTGGTGGATTTGGTTCGCAGAGCCGTTCCATTGGCACTGACTGCTGAGAACGATCCTATAAGGGAGGAGTTGAAGATTCTGCAGGAGAAGAAAGAGGAAATTGATGTGTTGGCACATAAGCAGGTGCGGCGCATCCTCTGGTCTGGACTAGGATTTGGCCTAGTGACAGTGAGCCTCTTTTTCAGGCTAACATTCTGGGAATTTTCATGGGACGTAATGGAGCCAATTGCATTTTTTACAACAACCACAGGGTTGGTCATAGGCTATGCATACTTTTTGTTCACTTCAAGAGACCCTACATATCAAGACTTGATGAAGAGGCTTTTTCTTTCAAGGCAGAGGAAGCTTTTCAAGAGGCATAATTTTGACATTGAGAGATTCAAGGAGCTCCAATGCAAGTGCAAAACACCTTTACATGCTAGTACCGTTTTAAAAAATCGCATAGGGGTGGAACTGGATCTTGAAGATGCTTTACATAGAGATTAA